In one window of Nicotiana tabacum cultivar K326 chromosome 12, ASM71507v2, whole genome shotgun sequence DNA:
- the LOC107817108 gene encoding uncharacterized protein LOC107817108 has product MLLHAYKLSLVVMAPKPRIRHLAGATWQSAMKRARTMSTETETESSSMKDAFSKYADYLNNLNDKRERVVKASRDITMNSKKVIFQVHRISKHNKEEVLDKAVKDLAAVTDQYVSRLVKELQGTDFWKLRRAYSPGVQEYVEAATLCNFCKTGNLLTLDEINAAFLPLSDPSVEPLQINILDYILGLADLTGELMRLAIGRISEGELDFAEKICSFVREIYRKLTLIAPEMDDPLDMKQKMETMLQSVMKIENACFSVHVRGSEYIPLLGSADPSYPLLGMPDVE; this is encoded by the exons ATGTTGCTCCACGCCTACAAGTTGTCACTCGTAGTAATGGCTCCTAAACCGCGCATTCGTCACT TGGCAGGAGCAACTTGGCAAAGCGCGATGAAGAGAGCAAGGACAATGAGTACTGAAACTGAGACCGAGTCATCATCAATGAAAGACGCATTCTCCAAATATGCGGATTACCTCAATAACCTT AATGATAAACGAGAAAGGGTGGTGAAAGCAAGTCGTGATATTACTATGAATAGCAAGAAGGTTATTTTTCAAGTGCACAG AATAAGCAAGCACAACAAAGAGGAAGTTCTGGATAAAGCAGTTAAAGATCTGGCAGCTGTGACTGATCAATATGTGTCCCGGCTAGTAAAGGAACTCCAAGGGACTGATTTCTGGAAGTTAAGACGAGCATATTCTCCTGGG GTTCAAGAATATGTTGAAGCTGCAACACTTTGTAATTTCTGCAAGACAGGGAATCTATTAACTCTTGATGAGATTAATGCAGCCTTTCTCCCATTAAGTGATCCTTCTGTTGAACCCTTGCAGATTAACATCCTAGATTATATCTTAGGC CTTGCGGACTTGACAGGAGAATTAATGAGGTTGGCAATTGGTCGAATATCAGAAGGGGAACTTGATTTTGCTGAGAAGATCTGCAGTTTTGTCCGTGAAATTTACAGGAAGCTTACTCTTATTGCCCCTGAAATGGATGATCCTTTAGACATGAAACAGAAAATGGAAACTATGCTCCAGAGTGTAATGAAGATAGAAAATG CTTGTTTTAGTGTTCATGTAAGAGGATCGGAGTACATTCCCCTGCTTGGATCTGCTGACCCCAGTTATCCACTGTTGGGCATGCCAGACGTTGAATGA